The DNA region TTCTGTCGAAGTGTATCGAAGGGTTGACATTCGTAATATAGACTTCACTCTGTGTCATTTGTGTTTATTCTACAATATCACCGACAACGCCGGCACCGATAGTTCTGCCACCTTCACGGATAGCAAAACGTAAGCCCTGTTCCATGGCAATTGGGGTTATTAGTTCCGCCTCGATTGTTAAACTGTCTCCCGGCATTA from Candidatus Cloacimonadota bacterium includes:
- the tuf gene encoding elongation factor Tu (EF-Tu; promotes GTP-dependent binding of aminoacyl-tRNA to the A-site of ribosomes during protein biosynthesis; when the tRNA anticodon matches the mRNA codon, GTP hydrolysis results; the inactive EF-Tu-GDP leaves the ribosome and release of GDP is promoted by elongation factor Ts; many prokaryotes have two copies of the gene encoding EF-Tu), whose amino-acid sequence is MPGDSLTIEAELITPIAMEQGLRFAIREGGRTIGAGVVGDIVE